A part of Puntigrus tetrazona isolate hp1 chromosome 21, ASM1883169v1, whole genome shotgun sequence genomic DNA contains:
- the pou5f3 gene encoding POU domain, class 5, transcription factor 1 → MTDRSQSPTGADCRPYEVNRAMYPQAPGLDGLGGASLQFAHGMLQDPSLLFNKAHFNGIGPATHQTFFPFPGDFKTSDLQGGDFAQPKHWYPFAAPEFTGQVAGATAAAQPANISPPIAETREQIKIPAEVKTEKDVDEYTSDENKPTAQYNLTPGTSSVPTGVNYYTPWNPSFWPGLSHITAPANISQAPPTPSASSPSMSPSPPGNGFGSPGFFNGGSVQNLSSGQTQSAARSSGSSSGGCSDSEEEENLTTEDLEQFAKELKHKRITLGFTQADVGLALGNLYGKMFSQTTICRFEALQLSFKNMCKLKPLLQRWLNEAENSENPQDMYKIERVFVDTRKRKRRTSLEGTVRSALESYFVKCPKPNTLEITHISDDLGLERDVVRVWFCNRRQKGKRLALPFDDECAEAQYYEQSPPPPPHMGGTALPGQGYPGPAHPGGAPALYMPSLHRPEVFKNALHPGLVGHLTS, encoded by the exons ATGACGGATAGATCACAGAGCCCGACAGGAGCGGACTGCAGACCCTACGAGGTCAACAGGGCCATGTATCCTCAAGCGCCGGGCCTGGATGGACTCGGCGGTGCGTCTTTGCAGTTCGCGCACGGCATGCTTCAGGATCCGAGCCTGCTTTTTAACAAAGCCCATTTTAACGGAATCGGCCCTGCGACGCACCAGACCTTCTTCCCGTTTCCCGGCGATTTTAAAACGAGCGACCTGCAAGGTGGTGATTTTGCGCAACCCAAACACTGGTACCCGTTTGCTGCGCCCGAGTTCACCGGTCAGGTCGCGGGAGCGACGGCGGCCGCCCAGCCGGCGAACATCAGCCCGCCTATCGCTGAAACCAGGGAACAAATCAAGATTCCGGCTGAAGTAAAAACCGAAAAGGATGTTGATGAATACACAAGTGACGAAAACAAGCCGACGGCACAATATAATCTTACGCCCGGGACATCATCAGTACCCACCGGGGTGAATTATTACACACCCTGGAACCCCTCGTTTTGGCCCGGACTGTCACACATTACGGCCCCCGCTAATATTTCTCAGGCCCCCCCGACCCCGTCCGCATCATCCCCATCGATGTCTCCATCTCCGCCCGGGAATGGTTTCGGAAGCCCGGGTTTTTTCAACGGAGGCTCCGTGCAGAACCTCTCTTCGGGTCAGACGCAAAGCGCAGCCAGGAGCAGCGGCTCCTCCAGTGGAGGGTGCAGCGATTCTGAGGAGGAG gaGAATCTGACTACAGAAGACTTGGAGCAGTTTGCCAAAGAGCTCAAACACAAGCGCATCACCCTGGGCTTCACGCAGGCAGACGTGGGGCTCGCGCTGGGAAACCTCTACG GCAAAATGTTCAGTCAGACGACTATCTGCCGCTTTGAGGCTCTCCAGCTTAGTTTCAAGAATATGTGCAAACTCAAGCCGCTTCTCCAGAGGTGGTTGAATGAGGCCGAGAATTCAGAAAACCCTCAGGAT ATGTACAAAATCGAACGGGTGTTTGTCGacacaagaaaaagaaagaggaggaCCAGTTTGGAAGGCACAGTCCGTTCTGCTCTGGAGTCATACTTTGTGAAGTGCCCCAAACCCAACACACTGGAGATCACACACATATCTGATGACCTAGGCCTGGAGAGAGAT gtaGTACGTGTGTGGTTCTGCAACCGCAGACAAAAGGGAAAACGTCTAGCATTGCCCTTCGACGACGAATGCGCTGAAGCGCAGTATTACGAGCAGAGTCCACCACCTCCACCCCACATGGGTGGCACAGCCCTCCCAGGGCAAGGCTATCCTGGACCAGCCCATCCCGGAGGAGCCCCTGCCCTGTACATGCCATCCCTCCACCGACCGGAGGTCTTCAAAAATGCCCTGCACCCTGGACTGGTGGGTCACCTCACCAGCTAA